The Solibacillus sp. FSL W7-1464 genome contains a region encoding:
- the spoIVA gene encoding stage IV sporulation protein A — MEKITVYKGGNTISEHIFQQLAERTNGDLYIGVVGPVRVGKSTFVKKVMEGVILPNIENAEDRMRAMDELPQSSPGPTIMTAEPKFVPAQGTTVAFGESAIPFRVRLVDCVGYVIDGAKGYEDESGPKFVQTPWHNEAIAFQEAAKIGTDKVIRDHANIGIVVTTDGTVNGMSRAAVEKAEQQIIEQLTEIGKPFVIVLNSTTPHSAETLQLQNTLAQKYDVPVIPTAIQHMQLSDVMLILQEALFEFNVNEIQVEKPDWLDVLDDTHHLNETLAFATAQLQDDAMKIRDVEAASQLLREIDFVESCTVENIDAGQGIATLRVNIHNDYYKETCTEFLEKPVDTKKEWLLFIKEASEAKAAQRRFRDAIEQAKEHGYGVTLPAMDEFDPSEPELIEQNNFYGVRMKAKAPSYHIIRIDMEAEFSPLIGSEFHSQHLLKDLQHAYEFDRQALWQTQLFGTPLHEVLTESIRFKMKSVPTHAKNRMRLMLERLINEGERGLITFII; from the coding sequence TTGGAGAAGATTACGGTATATAAAGGAGGCAATACAATTAGCGAGCATATTTTTCAGCAATTGGCAGAACGTACGAATGGTGATCTTTATATCGGCGTTGTAGGACCTGTTAGGGTAGGGAAATCGACGTTTGTTAAAAAGGTAATGGAAGGCGTGATTTTACCTAATATCGAAAATGCCGAGGACCGCATGCGGGCGATGGATGAACTACCACAAAGTTCACCTGGACCTACAATTATGACGGCTGAACCAAAGTTTGTCCCAGCACAGGGAACTACGGTTGCCTTTGGGGAAAGTGCAATACCGTTTCGCGTAAGATTGGTAGATTGTGTTGGCTATGTGATTGATGGCGCAAAAGGCTATGAGGATGAGTCAGGACCGAAGTTTGTGCAAACACCTTGGCATAATGAAGCGATAGCGTTTCAGGAGGCTGCTAAAATCGGTACCGACAAAGTAATTCGGGACCATGCCAATATCGGAATTGTTGTGACAACTGACGGAACGGTAAATGGCATGTCGCGAGCGGCGGTGGAAAAAGCCGAACAGCAAATTATTGAGCAACTTACAGAGATCGGAAAACCTTTTGTCATTGTGCTGAATAGTACAACACCGCATTCAGCCGAAACCTTGCAATTACAGAATACCCTGGCACAAAAATATGATGTTCCTGTTATTCCGACGGCCATTCAACATATGCAGTTGAGCGATGTAATGCTCATTTTGCAAGAAGCGTTATTTGAGTTTAATGTAAATGAAATTCAAGTGGAAAAACCGGATTGGTTGGATGTTTTGGATGATACTCATCATTTAAATGAAACATTGGCATTTGCGACGGCGCAATTACAGGATGATGCAATGAAAATCCGTGATGTGGAAGCAGCAAGTCAACTGCTTCGTGAAATCGATTTTGTAGAAAGTTGCACCGTTGAAAATATTGATGCTGGACAGGGGATTGCAACATTACGTGTCAACATTCACAACGATTACTATAAGGAAACGTGTACCGAATTTCTCGAAAAACCGGTCGATACAAAGAAAGAATGGCTCCTATTTATTAAGGAAGCTTCAGAGGCAAAAGCGGCACAGAGAAGATTCCGCGATGCGATTGAACAGGCGAAGGAACACGGTTATGGTGTCACATTGCCTGCGATGGATGAATTTGATCCGAGCGAGCCGGAACTGATTGAACAAAACAATTTCTATGGGGTCCGCATGAAGGCGAAAGCTCCTTCTTATCATATTATTAGAATTGATATGGAAGCGGAATTCTCACCATTGATCGGATCTGAATTCCATAGTCAGCATCTGCTGAAAGATTTGCAGCATGCCTATGAATTTGATCGCCAGGCATTATGGCAAACGCAACTGTTCGGGACTCCGCTTCATGAAGTGCTGACGGAAAGTATTCGTTTCAAAATGAAAAGTGTTCCGACACATGCGAAAAACAGAATGCGTCTAATGCTCGAAAGATTGATAAATGAAGGTGAAAGAGGTTTAATTACATTTATTATCTAA
- a CDS encoding HU family DNA-binding protein, translated as MNKTELVNSVAEAAGLSKKDASKAVEAVFDTIQDALAKGDKVQLIGFGNFEVRERAARKGRNPQTGKEIEIAASKVPAFKPGKALKDAVK; from the coding sequence GTGAATAAAACAGAATTAGTAAACTCTGTTGCTGAAGCTGCAGGTCTTTCTAAAAAAGACGCTTCTAAAGCAGTTGAAGCTGTATTTGATACAATTCAAGATGCTCTTGCAAAGGGTGACAAAGTACAATTAATCGGTTTTGGTAACTTTGAAGTTCGTGAGCGCGCAGCACGTAAAGGTCGTAACCCGCAAACGGGTAAAGAAATCGAAATTGCTGCTTCTAAAGTACCTGCTTTCAAGCCAGGTAAAGCACTTAAGGACGCTGTAAAATAA
- the folE gene encoding GTP cyclohydrolase I FolE gives MSNVDLKKIEEAVKMILEAVGEDVAREGLLDTPKRVSKMYAEMFSGLQEDPRDYFSTVFHEDHEELVLVKDIPFYSMCEHHLVPFYGTAHIAYIPKDGKVAGLSKLGRCLESVARRPQLQERITSTVADTIMEMLNPKGVYVVVEAEHMCMTMRGLKKPGSKTVTAVARGIYEQDDVKRNEVNTFIQMK, from the coding sequence ATGTCAAATGTCGATTTAAAAAAGATAGAAGAAGCAGTAAAGATGATTTTGGAAGCAGTGGGGGAAGATGTGGCGCGTGAAGGATTACTGGATACACCAAAACGTGTTTCAAAAATGTATGCGGAAATGTTCAGCGGCTTACAAGAAGATCCGCGTGATTATTTCAGCACTGTATTCCATGAAGATCATGAAGAACTTGTATTAGTGAAGGATATTCCATTTTATTCAATGTGCGAACATCATTTAGTTCCGTTTTATGGAACAGCCCATATTGCCTACATTCCGAAAGACGGAAAAGTTGCAGGTTTAAGTAAACTTGGACGCTGCCTGGAATCGGTAGCACGCCGCCCTCAACTTCAGGAACGTATTACATCAACTGTAGCGGATACAATTATGGAAATGCTAAATCCAAAAGGTGTATATGTTGTCGTGGAAGCGGAACATATGTGCATGACGATGCGCGGATTAAAAAAACCGGGCTCTAAAACGGTTACAGCTGTAGCACGGGGAATTTATGAACAGGACGATGTAAAACGCAATGAAGTGAATACATTCATCCAAATGAAATAA
- the mtrB gene encoding trp RNA-binding attenuation protein MtrB: MGQSEYIIIEAEEDGVHVIGLTRGTDTKFHHSEKLDAGEVMIAQFTEHTSAMKIRGKAKIHSAHGTVQSKK; this comes from the coding sequence ATGGGACAATCAGAATATATTATTATCGAAGCAGAAGAAGATGGTGTACATGTTATTGGTTTAACGCGCGGGACAGATACAAAATTCCACCATTCAGAAAAGCTGGATGCCGGAGAAGTCATGATTGCCCAGTTTACTGAACATACATCAGCCATGAAAATTCGAGGGAAAGCTAAAATTCACTCTGCACATGGTACGGTTCAAAGTAAAAAGTAG
- a CDS encoding heptaprenyl diphosphate synthase component 1, which yields MNATSITQSVQTLKSNILQHVHHRALLQNVGQPTLQEEQLFFIQLPFLNGALMDDGHKVSAVTVGIVHASLTEHEMVKEVEATSKEQQLLVLSGDYYSGRYYQLLAQTGNIYLIQKLSEGIVNRCEHQIRVYEAQKRSLEQWIESLMIIESELIAKYYDVYGFTFYTELMQQTLTYIRLKKELDLLKKGQPCFLSKAFSADLTLMDSIVEAFQDHLHDMERQLRDNLSNIDIKDELKHSIEQYITF from the coding sequence ATGAATGCAACATCTATTACACAATCGGTTCAGACACTAAAATCTAATATTCTTCAGCATGTTCATCATAGAGCATTACTTCAAAATGTTGGACAACCGACTTTACAGGAAGAACAACTGTTTTTCATTCAGCTTCCGTTTTTAAACGGTGCTCTTATGGACGATGGACATAAGGTAAGTGCGGTCACTGTCGGGATTGTACATGCTTCACTTACAGAGCACGAAATGGTGAAGGAAGTGGAAGCAACGAGTAAAGAACAGCAGCTGCTTGTCCTTTCAGGTGATTATTATAGTGGCCGATATTATCAGTTACTTGCACAAACTGGGAATATTTACTTAATCCAAAAGTTATCGGAAGGAATCGTAAATCGCTGCGAGCATCAAATACGTGTTTACGAGGCGCAAAAACGGTCACTTGAACAGTGGATTGAAAGTTTGATGATAATTGAAAGCGAATTAATCGCCAAATATTATGATGTATACGGTTTCACATTCTATACAGAACTGATGCAGCAAACATTAACATATATTCGTTTGAAAAAAGAGCTGGATTTATTGAAAAAAGGGCAGCCTTGTTTTTTATCTAAGGCGTTTTCAGCGGATTTGACTCTGATGGACTCTATTGTTGAGGCTTTCCAAGATCATTTACATGACATGGAGCGACAATTGAGGGATAACTTGTCGAATATCGATATAAAAGATGAATTAAAACATTCCATTGAGCAATACATCACTTTTTAG
- a CDS encoding demethylmenaquinone methyltransferase, translating to MAKSKEQHVHEVFENISESYDKMNSVISFQMHVGWREDTMKRMAVKKGSKCLDVCCGTADWTIALSKAVGEEGEVKGLDFSENMLKVGKQKTESIPNIELIHGNAMELPFEDNTFDYVTIGFGLRNVPDYMQVLREMNRVVKPGGMVVCLETSQSEIPVYRQLFRFYFNHIMPLFGKIFAKSYKEYSWLQKSANDFPGMKKLAQMFREAGYENVTYKPYSGGAAAMHMGFKKK from the coding sequence ATGGCGAAATCGAAAGAACAACATGTTCATGAAGTGTTTGAAAACATTTCAGAGAGCTACGATAAAATGAACTCGGTCATTAGCTTCCAAATGCATGTTGGATGGCGTGAAGATACGATGAAACGTATGGCAGTAAAAAAAGGGTCGAAATGCCTTGACGTTTGCTGCGGAACAGCTGATTGGACGATCGCTTTATCAAAAGCAGTCGGTGAAGAAGGGGAAGTAAAAGGGCTGGATTTCAGTGAAAATATGCTGAAAGTCGGCAAGCAGAAAACAGAGAGCATCCCGAATATCGAACTGATTCACGGAAATGCAATGGAACTACCATTTGAAGATAATACATTTGATTACGTAACAATTGGCTTTGGCCTGCGGAATGTACCGGATTATATGCAAGTATTGCGTGAAATGAATCGGGTCGTTAAGCCAGGCGGAATGGTTGTATGTCTGGAAACGTCTCAATCTGAAATTCCGGTTTATCGTCAACTTTTCCGTTTTTACTTTAATCATATTATGCCGCTGTTCGGAAAGATTTTTGCGAAAAGCTATAAGGAATATTCATGGCTGCAAAAGTCCGCGAATGATTTTCCTGGCATGAAAAAATTAGCGCAAATGTTCCGTGAAGCCGGATATGAAAATGTCACATATAAACCATATAGCGGTGGGGCAGCAGCTATGCACATGGGTTTTAAGAAGAAATAA
- the hepT gene encoding heptaprenyl diphosphate synthase component II translates to MEKMKIKMLYADIKSDIEVIENELEQALNSSSHLLNDASIHLLQAGGKRIRPVFTLLSAKFGDYNIDRMKNIAVPLELIHMGSLVHDDVIDNSDMRRGRETVKAQWNNRVAMYTGNFIFARALQYVTSIENPRAHQILAKTMVELVNGEVIQIEDKFRLDQSLKDYFRRIKRKTALLIESSCELGAVVSGADEQTARHLKRYGYFVGMSFQIVDDILDFTATDKQLGKPAGSDLMNGNVTLPILLMKDDPQLAPYLKKVASAGLTEEERQSMLALVRNSEAIKEATHISNLYLKKALKEVEALPKHPMKKKLRDIALFMGKRKS, encoded by the coding sequence GTGGAAAAGATGAAAATCAAAATGCTATATGCCGATATTAAATCAGATATAGAAGTCATCGAAAACGAATTGGAACAAGCGTTGAATTCATCTTCACACTTATTGAATGATGCCTCTATCCATTTACTGCAAGCTGGTGGAAAACGTATTCGACCAGTATTTACGTTACTAAGTGCCAAGTTTGGTGACTATAATATTGACCGAATGAAAAACATTGCCGTCCCCCTTGAATTAATTCATATGGGTTCATTGGTACACGATGATGTAATTGATAATTCCGATATGCGCCGAGGCCGGGAGACGGTGAAAGCACAATGGAACAACCGTGTGGCGATGTATACAGGTAATTTTATATTTGCACGTGCATTACAATATGTAACAAGCATTGAAAACCCAAGAGCCCATCAAATATTAGCCAAAACAATGGTTGAGCTGGTAAATGGTGAAGTCATTCAAATTGAGGATAAGTTTCGTTTAGATCAAAGTTTGAAAGATTATTTCCGACGTATTAAACGTAAAACTGCTTTATTGATTGAATCAAGTTGTGAACTTGGTGCGGTCGTAAGTGGTGCCGATGAACAAACAGCAAGGCATTTAAAGCGCTACGGTTATTTTGTGGGAATGAGCTTTCAGATAGTAGATGATATATTAGATTTTACAGCGACAGACAAACAGCTCGGGAAACCGGCTGGCAGTGATTTAATGAACGGGAATGTCACATTGCCGATATTGCTGATGAAAGATGATCCGCAGCTTGCCCCTTATTTAAAGAAAGTGGCATCGGCAGGATTAACGGAAGAAGAGCGCCAGAGTATGCTGGCGCTTGTTCGTAATTCGGAAGCAATTAAAGAAGCAACCCATATTAGTAATTTGTATTTAAAAAAGGCTTTAAAAGAGGTCGAGGCACTGCCGAAGCACCCAATGAAGAAAAAGTTGCGTGATATTGCGCTGTTCATGGGGAAGAGAAAATCCTAA
- the ndk gene encoding nucleoside-diphosphate kinase, which produces MAIEKTFLMVKPDGVERQVIGDIVDRFERRGFVMRGAKLMVPTRDLAEKHYAEHAERPFFGELVDFITSGPVFGMVWEGENVIQLSRIMMGATKPEESAPGTIRGDYAVTLSHNVIHGSDSLASAEREIGLWFPEGIAE; this is translated from the coding sequence ATGGCAATCGAAAAAACATTTTTAATGGTTAAACCAGATGGCGTAGAACGTCAAGTAATCGGAGATATCGTTGATCGTTTTGAGCGTCGCGGTTTCGTAATGCGCGGAGCAAAATTAATGGTACCAACTCGTGATTTAGCTGAAAAACACTATGCAGAGCACGCTGAGCGTCCTTTCTTCGGTGAACTAGTAGACTTCATCACTTCAGGCCCAGTATTCGGTATGGTTTGGGAAGGCGAAAACGTTATCCAATTATCTCGTATCATGATGGGTGCTACAAAGCCGGAAGAATCAGCTCCTGGTACAATCCGCGGTGACTACGCTGTAACTTTATCACACAACGTAATCCACGGTTCTGACTCTTTAGCTTCTGCTGAGCGTGAAATCGGTTTATGGTTCCCAGAAGGAATCGCAGAATAA
- a CDS encoding CheR family methyltransferase, which translates to MSDYVQFIDGIKRKTGIDLALYKEAQMKRRLTSLYEKKGYRNFVDFYNALEKDRELMNEFLDRMTINVSEFYRNGKRWEILQNKIFPLLLQSNKRLKIWSAACSTGEEPYSLAMVLSHHLPLSQVNILATDLDENVIQKAKLGLYPERSLAEVPKPVQSKYFVQEGPFYKVKDEIKRTVNFKKHNLLRDPYESNLDLIVCRNVMIYFTEEAKDQIYANFSKALRPGGILFVGSTEQIFNPAKYDFEVEDTFFYRKK; encoded by the coding sequence ATGTCAGATTATGTACAATTTATTGATGGCATTAAGCGCAAAACGGGCATTGATCTAGCCTTATATAAAGAAGCGCAAATGAAACGTCGGTTAACATCATTATATGAAAAAAAAGGGTATCGGAATTTTGTTGATTTTTATAATGCATTGGAGAAAGACCGCGAACTGATGAATGAATTTTTGGATCGCATGACGATTAACGTTTCCGAGTTTTACCGGAACGGAAAACGTTGGGAAATATTACAAAACAAAATCTTCCCTTTACTGCTGCAATCAAACAAGCGCCTTAAAATATGGAGTGCGGCTTGTTCAACCGGAGAAGAGCCATACAGCTTGGCAATGGTGCTGTCCCATCATTTACCTTTATCTCAAGTGAATATACTGGCAACGGATTTGGATGAAAATGTTATCCAAAAAGCGAAGTTGGGACTTTATCCGGAACGGTCTCTTGCAGAAGTGCCGAAACCTGTCCAGTCAAAATACTTCGTTCAGGAAGGTCCGTTTTACAAAGTGAAAGATGAGATTAAGCGAACGGTTAATTTTAAAAAACATAATTTACTAAGGGATCCTTATGAATCCAATCTTGATCTAATTGTTTGCCGGAATGTCATGATCTATTTTACCGAAGAAGCGAAAGATCAGATCTATGCAAACTTCAGTAAAGCATTGCGTCCGGGCGGCATTTTGTTTGTAGGGTCAACAGAGCAGATATTCAATCCTGCTAAATATGATTTTGAAGTCGAAGATACATTTTTTTACCGTAAAAAATAA
- the aroC gene encoding chorismate synthase, with product MRYLTAGESHGPQLTTIIEGLPSLLPVTAEKINYDLKRRQGGHGRGRRMQIETDTVEIVSGVRHGKTLGSPIALVVTNDDWKHWTKIMGAAELPEDIDPSEIKRQISRPRPGHADLVGGMKYGHRDLRNVLERSSARETTVRVAVGSVAKALLNELGISIVSHVTEIVGIKADSSLLEGKTADEIRAIIENDPCYCIDPEASAKMVTAIDEAKQAGDSIGGVVEVIVEGLPAGIGSYVHYDRKLDAKLASAMLSINAFKGVEFGIGFEMARKKGSEVHDEILWDEEKGYTRATNRLGGLEGGMTTGMPIVVRGVMKPIPTLYKPLQSVDIETKEPFKASVERSDSCAVPAASIVAEHVIAWEIANAIVEQFHSDQLPQLKAQLDEMRLYTKEY from the coding sequence ATGCGTTATTTAACAGCAGGTGAGTCACATGGACCACAATTAACAACAATTATCGAGGGGTTGCCTTCTTTACTTCCAGTAACAGCAGAAAAAATTAATTATGATTTAAAACGTCGTCAAGGTGGTCATGGCCGAGGTCGTCGTATGCAAATTGAGACAGATACAGTGGAGATTGTATCAGGGGTCCGCCACGGAAAAACATTAGGCTCACCAATAGCATTAGTCGTAACAAATGATGACTGGAAACATTGGACAAAAATTATGGGTGCAGCCGAGTTGCCGGAAGATATCGATCCATCTGAAATTAAACGTCAGATCTCACGTCCACGTCCAGGCCATGCTGACTTGGTCGGAGGGATGAAGTACGGTCATCGTGACTTGCGTAACGTACTGGAGCGTTCAAGTGCACGTGAAACGACAGTGCGTGTGGCAGTTGGCTCTGTTGCAAAAGCATTGCTAAACGAGCTTGGGATTTCGATTGTTTCCCATGTTACGGAAATTGTAGGTATTAAAGCCGACAGCAGTTTGCTGGAAGGTAAAACAGCAGATGAAATCCGTGCAATCATTGAGAACGATCCATGTTACTGTATCGATCCTGAAGCTTCAGCAAAAATGGTTACTGCTATTGATGAAGCAAAGCAAGCCGGGGATTCAATCGGCGGTGTCGTAGAAGTCATCGTAGAAGGTCTACCTGCCGGAATCGGATCTTACGTGCATTACGACCGTAAACTGGATGCAAAACTGGCATCAGCTATGCTGAGCATCAATGCATTTAAAGGCGTTGAGTTTGGTATCGGTTTTGAAATGGCTCGTAAAAAAGGGTCTGAAGTTCATGATGAAATTTTATGGGATGAAGAAAAGGGCTATACGCGCGCAACAAATCGTCTAGGTGGTTTGGAAGGCGGTATGACGACGGGAATGCCGATTGTCGTTCGCGGCGTAATGAAGCCAATTCCAACATTATATAAGCCATTGCAAAGTGTTGACATTGAAACAAAGGAGCCGTTTAAAGCAAGCGTGGAACGTTCTGACAGCTGTGCAGTACCTGCAGCTTCCATCGTTGCCGAACATGTTATTGCCTGGGAAATCGCCAATGCAATTGTCGAGCAGTTCCATAGTGACCAATTACCACAATTAAAGGCGCAGTTAGATGAAATGCGTCTGTACACGAAGGAGTATTAA
- the aroB gene encoding 3-dehydroquinate synthase, translating into MEIPVRTPSHSYTVTIGKGILREALTAQHDLFSKADKIIVLTDENVWTAQQSYFEANFPYTFEAHVMPAGETCKSFENYNDVQTYLLKQKCTRKSLIIAFGGGAVGDLAGFVAATYMRGIPFIQVPTTILAHDSAVGGKTAINHELGKNMIGAFYQPEAVVFDTTFLHSLSEKEVRSGMAEVIKHALISDALWVEELLEGDHVTELPEELLANYLAHGIQVKATIVEQDETEQSVRKYLNLGHTYGHAIEAAAGYGRVAHGEAVMMGLIFTLLLSEKFGKVNHQFTKRFLHFAMENGYPFEAVQEFTFEQLTEYLLKDKKADYGQLQFVLLETIGQPFVQKVELEQCREIDRQLRALLAEVQQ; encoded by the coding sequence ATGGAGATTCCGGTTCGTACTCCTTCACACTCGTATACTGTAACGATTGGAAAAGGCATATTACGTGAAGCTTTAACAGCACAGCATGACTTGTTTTCCAAAGCGGATAAAATCATCGTATTGACGGATGAAAATGTTTGGACAGCCCAGCAAAGCTATTTTGAAGCGAATTTCCCATATACATTCGAAGCACATGTCATGCCCGCAGGAGAAACATGTAAAAGCTTTGAAAATTACAATGACGTGCAAACCTATTTACTTAAGCAAAAATGTACGAGAAAATCACTCATTATCGCATTTGGCGGTGGAGCAGTCGGTGATTTGGCCGGCTTTGTTGCCGCTACTTATATGCGGGGAATTCCGTTTATCCAAGTGCCGACAACGATTTTGGCACATGATTCTGCTGTTGGCGGAAAGACGGCCATCAATCATGAATTAGGAAAAAATATGATCGGTGCTTTTTACCAGCCGGAAGCTGTAGTTTTTGATACAACATTTTTACATAGCCTATCTGAAAAAGAAGTGCGCTCCGGGATGGCAGAAGTAATTAAACATGCTTTAATTTCCGATGCGCTATGGGTGGAAGAGCTGCTCGAAGGAGATCATGTTACGGAGCTTCCGGAAGAACTCTTGGCGAATTATTTGGCGCATGGCATCCAAGTGAAGGCAACTATTGTCGAGCAGGATGAAACCGAACAGTCCGTCAGAAAGTACCTTAACTTAGGCCATACATACGGGCATGCGATTGAAGCTGCTGCAGGATATGGACGTGTAGCACATGGAGAAGCTGTCATGATGGGTCTTATTTTTACACTTTTATTAAGTGAGAAATTCGGAAAAGTAAATCATCAATTTACAAAGCGCTTTTTACATTTTGCAATGGAAAATGGCTATCCTTTCGAAGCGGTTCAGGAATTTACCTTTGAGCAGCTGACTGAATATTTACTGAAAGATAAAAAAGCCGACTACGGCCAATTGCAGTTCGTGCTGCTAGAAACGATCGGTCAGCCATTTGTCCAAAAAGTTGAACTTGAACAATGCAGAGAAATTGATCGTCAACTAAGAGCATTATTAGCGGAGGTGCAGCAATGA
- the aroH gene encoding chorismate mutase has translation MIRGIRGAITIIEDKAEYVWGETARLVKEVAKQNKIEPEDIASVTISTTPDIHSAFPAKSVRTMPGWQYVPIMCMHEMDVPGALPLCIRVLLHVNTDTPQHEIQHVYLEDAVKLRPDLVK, from the coding sequence ATGATTCGTGGAATTCGCGGCGCAATTACGATTATTGAAGATAAAGCCGAGTATGTTTGGGGAGAAACGGCAAGACTTGTGAAAGAAGTTGCGAAACAAAATAAGATTGAACCGGAAGATATTGCCTCTGTGACAATTTCTACAACACCGGATATTCATTCCGCCTTTCCTGCCAAGTCGGTACGGACGATGCCGGGATGGCAGTATGTACCGATTATGTGTATGCATGAAATGGATGTGCCGGGTGCATTGCCGTTATGTATCCGTGTATTATTACATGTGAATACGGATACACCACAGCACGAAATCCAACATGTATATTTGGAAGATGCGGTAAAGTTAAGACCAGATTTAGTGAAATAA
- the hisC gene encoding histidinol-phosphate transaminase — MKWKQQLFGMKAYQPGKPIEEVKKLFGLDEVVKLASNENPFGSSPKVKQFLQKDESNHAIYPDGYAQSLRTSLANFYGVAENELILGNGSDDLIAIITRALLYPGVNTVMADLSFSQYWHNAEIEGAEVRKVPLKNGVHDLEAMVEAIDENTSVVWVCNPNNPTGTIVSDETLSTFLAKVPKDVFVVLDEAYVEYINDASYKDTLHYFRDYPNLILLRTFSKAYGLASFRVGYGIAQADVIAKLDPVRAPFNNTILSQQVAQVALQDQEYIASCREANEIGKKQFVEFCEQHGLNYFPSQTNFVMFEVKAPSNVVFEEMMKRGFIIRSGAALGLEGYIRVTIGTEAQNARFLQLLGEVLNEQGVLA; from the coding sequence ATGAAGTGGAAACAACAGTTATTTGGAATGAAAGCTTACCAACCGGGAAAACCAATTGAAGAAGTTAAGAAGCTTTTCGGATTAGATGAAGTCGTGAAGCTTGCTTCAAATGAAAATCCCTTTGGCAGCTCACCAAAAGTAAAACAATTTTTACAAAAAGATGAATCCAATCATGCAATCTATCCGGACGGTTATGCTCAAAGTTTACGAACATCATTGGCGAATTTCTATGGCGTTGCTGAAAATGAACTCATTTTAGGGAACGGTTCGGATGACTTGATCGCAATCATTACCCGTGCACTATTATATCCGGGTGTGAATACAGTCATGGCGGATCTGTCATTTTCTCAATACTGGCATAATGCGGAAATCGAAGGAGCAGAAGTGCGTAAAGTACCATTGAAAAATGGTGTGCACGATTTAGAGGCAATGGTGGAGGCTATTGATGAAAATACATCGGTTGTTTGGGTATGTAATCCGAACAATCCGACGGGTACAATCGTATCGGACGAAACATTGAGTACCTTCCTGGCAAAAGTGCCTAAGGATGTTTTTGTAGTATTGGATGAAGCATATGTGGAATACATTAACGATGCCTCTTATAAAGATACATTGCATTATTTCCGAGACTACCCGAACTTGATTTTACTGCGCACATTCTCGAAAGCGTATGGACTGGCTTCTTTCCGTGTCGGTTACGGAATTGCCCAAGCGGATGTTATTGCGAAGCTTGACCCGGTCCGTGCACCGTTCAACAATACAATCTTGAGTCAGCAAGTTGCGCAAGTCGCGCTACAGGACCAGGAATACATCGCCAGCTGCCGTGAAGCAAATGAAATCGGCAAAAAACAGTTTGTAGAATTTTGCGAGCAGCACGGTTTAAATTATTTCCCGTCACAGACGAACTTTGTCATGTTTGAAGTGAAAGCTCCGAGCAATGTCGTATTTGAAGAAATGATGAAGCGCGGATTTATTATCCGAAGCGGTGCAGCACTAGGATTGGAAGGCTATATTCGGGTGACGATCGGTACAGAAGCTCAAAATGCGAGATTTTTACAATTACTTGGAGAAGTCTTAAATGAGCAGGGAGTACTTGCATGA